One genomic segment of Mycolicibacterium gilvum includes these proteins:
- a CDS encoding SDR family NAD(P)-dependent oxidoreductase: MTELAGKVAVVTGGASGIGRGIAARFAAEGASVVIADVRDDLGEALVRELNEAGATTVYRHTDVGDQAQVADLVSSTVEAFGALNVMVNNAGISSPLRKGLFHEDLEEFDRVMRVNLLGVMAGTRDAARHMADHGGGSVINLGSIGGIQAGGGVSTYRASKAAIIHFTKCAAIELAHYEVRVNCLAPGNIPTPILASSATDEDRERLEKFEARIRQQMRDDRPLKREGTADDVAEAALYLATDRSRYVTGTVLPIDGGTVAGKVIVRKPKDQQ, encoded by the coding sequence ATGACCGAACTGGCCGGAAAGGTCGCTGTCGTCACCGGGGGTGCGTCGGGGATCGGGCGGGGTATCGCGGCACGGTTCGCTGCCGAGGGCGCTTCGGTCGTGATCGCCGATGTCCGCGACGACCTCGGTGAAGCGCTGGTCCGTGAGCTGAACGAGGCCGGCGCGACGACGGTGTACCGGCACACTGATGTTGGAGACCAGGCGCAGGTCGCGGACCTGGTGTCCTCGACGGTCGAGGCCTTCGGGGCGCTGAACGTGATGGTGAACAACGCGGGCATCTCCAGCCCGCTGCGCAAAGGACTGTTCCACGAGGACCTGGAGGAATTCGACCGCGTCATGCGGGTCAATCTGCTCGGGGTGATGGCCGGGACCCGCGATGCCGCCCGCCACATGGCCGACCACGGCGGCGGGTCGGTGATCAACCTGGGGTCGATCGGCGGCATCCAGGCCGGGGGCGGCGTGTCGACCTACCGGGCGTCCAAGGCTGCGATCATCCACTTCACCAAGTGCGCGGCCATCGAACTCGCGCACTACGAGGTGCGGGTGAACTGTCTTGCCCCCGGGAACATCCCGACGCCGATCCTCGCGTCGTCGGCCACCGACGAGGACCGTGAGCGGTTGGAGAAGTTCGAGGCGAGGATCCGGCAACAGATGCGTGACGACCGTCCGCTGAAACGCGAGGGCACCGCCGACGACGTCGCGGAGGCGGCGCTCTACCTGGCCACCGACCGGTCGCGCTA